In Odocoileus virginianus isolate 20LAN1187 ecotype Illinois chromosome 5, Ovbor_1.2, whole genome shotgun sequence, a single window of DNA contains:
- the SLC25A44 gene encoding solute carrier family 25 member 44 isoform X3: MEDKRNIQIIEWEHLDKKKFYVFGVAMTMMIRVSVYPFTLIRTRLQVQKGRSLYHGTFDAFIKILRADGVTGLYRGFLVNTFTLISGQCYVTTYELTRKFVADYSQSNTVKSLVAGGSASLVAQSITVPIDVVSQHLMMQRKGEKMGRFQVRGNPEGQGVVAFGQTKDIIRQILRADGLRGFYRGYVASLLTYIPNSAVWWPFYHFYAGVSGQVILQITETAASHMACGPCLFLVPTDIY; the protein is encoded by the exons atggaggaCAAACGTAACATCCAGATCATCGAGTGGGAACACCTGGACAAGAAGAAGTTCTATGTGTTCGGTGTGGCGATGACAATGATGATCCGCGTCAGCGTCTACCCATTCACCCTCATCCGCACTCGGTTGCAGGTTCAGAAAGGCAGGAGCCTCTACCATGGGACCTTTGACGCCTTCATCAAGATCCTACGGGCGGATGGTGTGACTGGTCTCTACCGGGGGTTCCTGGTCAACACCTTCACCCTCATATCTGGCCAGTGCTATGTCACCACTTACGAACTCACCCGGAAGTTCGTAGCTGACTACAGCCAGAGCAACACAGTCAAATCACTGGTGGCCGGTGGCTCGGCCTCTCTCGTGGCCCAGAGCATCACGGTGCCCATTGATGTGGTCTCCCAGCATCTGATGATGCAGCGCAAGGGTGAGAAAATGGGCCGCTTCCAAGTGCGAGGGAATCCAGAGGGACAAGGGGTAGTTGCCTTTGGCCAAACCAAGGACATCATCAGGCAGATCCTGCGGGCTGATGGACTTCGTGGCTTCTACCGAGGCTACGTCGCTTCACTGCTTACTTACATCCCAAACAGTGCTGTCTGGTGGCCCTTCTACCACTTCTATGCAG GTGTCAGTGGCCAGGTTATTCTACAGATCACTGAGACTGCGGCTTCGCACATGGCGTGTGGCCCCTGCCTCTTCCTTGTCCccactgacatttattga
- the SLC25A44 gene encoding solute carrier family 25 member 44 isoform X2, which translates to MEDKRNIQIIEWEHLDKKKFYVFGVAMTMMIRVSVYPFTLIRTRLQVQKGRSLYHGTFDAFIKILRADGVTGLYRGFLVNTFTLISGQCYVTTYELTRKFVADYSQSNTVKSLVAGGSASLVAQSITVPIDVVSQHLMMQRKGEKMGRFQVRGNPEGQGVVAFGQTKDIIRQILRADGLRGFYRGYVASLLTYIPNSAVWWPFYHFYAALVPLPKGVPSHCLSSHLGASGCSHCFHPHQSHGCDPNPSTG; encoded by the exons atggaggaCAAACGTAACATCCAGATCATCGAGTGGGAACACCTGGACAAGAAGAAGTTCTATGTGTTCGGTGTGGCGATGACAATGATGATCCGCGTCAGCGTCTACCCATTCACCCTCATCCGCACTCGGTTGCAGGTTCAGAAAGGCAGGAGCCTCTACCATGGGACCTTTGACGCCTTCATCAAGATCCTACGGGCGGATGGTGTGACTGGTCTCTACCGGGGGTTCCTGGTCAACACCTTCACCCTCATATCTGGCCAGTGCTATGTCACCACTTACGAACTCACCCGGAAGTTCGTAGCTGACTACAGCCAGAGCAACACAGTCAAATCACTGGTGGCCGGTGGCTCGGCCTCTCTCGTGGCCCAGAGCATCACGGTGCCCATTGATGTGGTCTCCCAGCATCTGATGATGCAGCGCAAGGGTGAGAAAATGGGCCGCTTCCAAGTGCGAGGGAATCCAGAGGGACAAGGGGTAGTTGCCTTTGGCCAAACCAAGGACATCATCAGGCAGATCCTGCGGGCTGATGGACTTCGTGGCTTCTACCGAGGCTACGTCGCTTCACTGCTTACTTACATCCCAAACAGTGCTGTCTGGTGGCCCTTCTACCACTTCTATGCAG CTCTCGTCCCTCTGCCCAAAGGAGTGCCCTCACATTGTCTTTCAAGCCATCTCGGGGCCTCTGGCTGCAGCCACTGCTTCCATCCTCACCAATCCCATGGATGTGATCCGAACCCGAGTACAG GTTGA
- the SLC25A44 gene encoding solute carrier family 25 member 44 isoform X4 codes for MEDKRNIQIIEWEHLDKKKFYVFGVAMTMMIRVSVYPFTLIRTRLQVQKGRSLYHGTFDAFIKILRADGVTGLYRGFLVNTFTLISGQCYVTTYELTRKFVADYSQSNTVKSLVAGGSASLVAQSITVPIDVVSQHLMMQRKGEKMGRFQVRGNPEGQGVVAFGQTKDIIRQILRADGLRGFYRGYVASLLTYIPNSAVWWPFYHFYAG; via the exons atggaggaCAAACGTAACATCCAGATCATCGAGTGGGAACACCTGGACAAGAAGAAGTTCTATGTGTTCGGTGTGGCGATGACAATGATGATCCGCGTCAGCGTCTACCCATTCACCCTCATCCGCACTCGGTTGCAGGTTCAGAAAGGCAGGAGCCTCTACCATGGGACCTTTGACGCCTTCATCAAGATCCTACGGGCGGATGGTGTGACTGGTCTCTACCGGGGGTTCCTGGTCAACACCTTCACCCTCATATCTGGCCAGTGCTATGTCACCACTTACGAACTCACCCGGAAGTTCGTAGCTGACTACAGCCAGAGCAACACAGTCAAATCACTGGTGGCCGGTGGCTCGGCCTCTCTCGTGGCCCAGAGCATCACGGTGCCCATTGATGTGGTCTCCCAGCATCTGATGATGCAGCGCAAGGGTGAGAAAATGGGCCGCTTCCAAGTGCGAGGGAATCCAGAGGGACAAGGGGTAGTTGCCTTTGGCCAAACCAAGGACATCATCAGGCAGATCCTGCGGGCTGATGGACTTCGTGGCTTCTACCGAGGCTACGTCGCTTCACTGCTTACTTACATCCCAAACAGTGCTGTCTGGTGGCCCTTCTACCACTTCTATGCAG GTTGA
- the SLC25A44 gene encoding solute carrier family 25 member 44 isoform X1, which yields MEDKRNIQIIEWEHLDKKKFYVFGVAMTMMIRVSVYPFTLIRTRLQVQKGRSLYHGTFDAFIKILRADGVTGLYRGFLVNTFTLISGQCYVTTYELTRKFVADYSQSNTVKSLVAGGSASLVAQSITVPIDVVSQHLMMQRKGEKMGRFQVRGNPEGQGVVAFGQTKDIIRQILRADGLRGFYRGYVASLLTYIPNSAVWWPFYHFYAEQLSSLCPKECPHIVFQAISGPLAAATASILTNPMDVIRTRVQVEGKNSIILTFRQLMAEEGPWGLMKGLSARIISATPSTIVIVVGYESLKKLSLRPELVDSRHW from the exons atggaggaCAAACGTAACATCCAGATCATCGAGTGGGAACACCTGGACAAGAAGAAGTTCTATGTGTTCGGTGTGGCGATGACAATGATGATCCGCGTCAGCGTCTACCCATTCACCCTCATCCGCACTCGGTTGCAGGTTCAGAAAGGCAGGAGCCTCTACCATGGGACCTTTGACGCCTTCATCAAGATCCTACGGGCGGATGGTGTGACTGGTCTCTACCGGGGGTTCCTGGTCAACACCTTCACCCTCATATCTGGCCAGTGCTATGTCACCACTTACGAACTCACCCGGAAGTTCGTAGCTGACTACAGCCAGAGCAACACAGTCAAATCACTGGTGGCCGGTGGCTCGGCCTCTCTCGTGGCCCAGAGCATCACGGTGCCCATTGATGTGGTCTCCCAGCATCTGATGATGCAGCGCAAGGGTGAGAAAATGGGCCGCTTCCAAGTGCGAGGGAATCCAGAGGGACAAGGGGTAGTTGCCTTTGGCCAAACCAAGGACATCATCAGGCAGATCCTGCGGGCTGATGGACTTCGTGGCTTCTACCGAGGCTACGTCGCTTCACTGCTTACTTACATCCCAAACAGTGCTGTCTGGTGGCCCTTCTACCACTTCTATGCAG AGCAGCTCTCGTCCCTCTGCCCAAAGGAGTGCCCTCACATTGTCTTTCAAGCCATCTCGGGGCCTCTGGCTGCAGCCACTGCTTCCATCCTCACCAATCCCATGGATGTGATCCGAACCCGAGTACAG GTTGAGGGCAAGAACTCCATCATCCTGACCTTCCGACAGCTGATGGCAGAAGAGGGGCCTTGGGGGCTCATGAAAGGCCTGTCGGCCAGAATCATCTCAGCCACGCCCTCCACCATTGTCATTGTGGTGGGCTATGAGAGCCTCAAGAAGCTCAGCCTCCGACCTGAGCTGGTGGACTCGAGACACTGGTAA